A window of Pan paniscus chromosome 10, NHGRI_mPanPan1-v2.0_pri, whole genome shotgun sequence contains these coding sequences:
- the B3GNT4 gene encoding LOW QUALITY PROTEIN: N-acetyllactosaminide beta-1,3-N-acetylglucosaminyltransferase 4 (The sequence of the model RefSeq protein was modified relative to this genomic sequence to represent the inferred CDS: deleted 1 base in 1 codon) — MLPPQPSAAHQGRGGRSGLLPKGPAMLCRLGWLVSYSLAVLLLGCLLFLRKEAKPAGDPMAHQPFWAPPTPRHSRCPPNHTVSSASLSLPSRHRLFLTYRHCRNFSILLEPSGCSKDTFLVLAIKSQPGHVERRAAIRSTWGRVGGWARGRQLKLVFLLGVAGPAPPAQLLAYESREFDDILQWDFTEDFFNLTLKELHLQRWVVAACPQAHFMLKGDDDVFVHVPNVLEFLDGWDPAQDLLVGDVIRQALPNRNTKVKYFIPPSMYKATHYPPYAGGGGYVMSRATVRRLQAIMEEAELFPIDDVFVGMCLRRLGLSPMHHAGFKTFGIRRPLDPLDPCLYRGLLLVHRLSPLEMWTMWALVTDEGLKCAAGPIPQR, encoded by the exons ATGCTTCCTCCCCAGCCTTCCGCAGCCCACCAGGGAAGGGGCGGTAGGAGTGGCCTTTTACCAAAG GGACCGGCGATGCTCTGCAGGCTGGGCTGGCTGGTCTCGTACAGCTTGGCTGTGCTGTTGCTCGGCTGCCTGCTCTTCCTGAGGAAGGAGGCCAAGCCCGCAGGAGAC CCCATGGCCCACCAGCCTTTCTGGGCTCCCCCAACACCCCGTCACAGCCGGTGTCCACCCAACCACACAGTGTCTAGCGCCTCTCTGTCCCTGCCTAGCCGTCACCGTCTCTTCTTGACCTATCGCCACTGCCGAAATTTCTCTATCTTGCTGGAGCCTTCAGGCTGTTCCAAGGATACCTTCTTGGTCCTGGCCATCAAGTCACAGCCTGGTCACGTGGAGCGACGTGCGGCTATCCGCAGCacgtggggcagggtggggggctgGGCTAGGGGCCGGCAGCTGAAGCTGGTGTTCCTCCTAGGGGTGGCAGGACCCGCTCCCCCAGCCCAGCTGCTGGCCTATGAGAGTAGGGAGTTTGATGACATCCTCCAGTGGGACTTCACTGAGGACTTCTTCAACCTGACGCTCAAGGAGCTGCACCTGCAGCGCTGGGTGGTGGCTGCCTGCCCCCAGGCCCATTTCATGCTAAAGGGAGATGACGATGTCTTTGTCCACGTACCCAACGTGTTAGAGTTCCTGGATGGCTGGGACCCGGCCCAGGACCTCCTGGTGGGAGATGTCATCCGCCAAGCCCTGCCCAACAGGAACACTAAGGTCAAATACTTCATCCCACCCTCAATGTACAAAGCCACCCACTACCCACCCTATGCTGGTGGGGGAGGATATGTCATGTCCCGAGCCACAGTGCGGCGCCTCCAGGCTATCATGGAAGAGGCTGAACTCTTCCCCATTGATGATGTCTTTGTGGGTATGTGCCTGAGGAGGCTGGGGCTGAGCCCCATGCACCATGCTGGCTTCAAGACATTTGGAATCCGGCGGCCCCTGGACCCCTTAGACCCCTGCCTGTATAGGGGGCTCCTGCTGGTGCACCGCCTCAGCCCCCTCGAGATGTGGACCATGTGGGCACTGGTGACAGATGAGGGACTCAAGTGTGCAGCTGGCCCCATACCCCAGCGCTGA